A single Streptomyces sp. Edi2 DNA region contains:
- a CDS encoding MFS transporter — MTAATATYRRVLALSGPVLPVVSFLGRLPTAMCQLGSLLLVARTSGSLATAGLVGGALAAGQTVGGPLLGRLADRHGQRPVVLAACWFDAVAVAALVAAALARAGALPLALAGLLAGAGVPQIGPLARTRLVALAHRVRADDRLVNTALSFEGTLDEMSFVLGPALVGLSATVAHPAVALGLAALLLAVCGSAFALHPTAVAVQPPDGRRGLAPRVGPHRDGPHRARVPRARPHRARAPRARMPRAVHGLRASMALQGVIFGACQAGITALTARLHQPAQAGLVYAAMGVMSAAAGLSLALVPARITLPTRRRAAAAALLVLSVPLLCVRSLGTLYPVVVVLGVAIAPHLITVFGLTERLVPAGRLAESMAFLTSAVVGGQALSLAASGRLAEAHGPSAAFAVAVGAAAAILGLALGSPARRPAATRQVAAAPAGSGR; from the coding sequence ATGACCGCTGCAACAGCCACCTATCGCCGGGTGCTGGCCCTGAGCGGGCCGGTGCTGCCCGTCGTCTCCTTCCTCGGCAGACTCCCGACGGCCATGTGCCAGCTCGGCAGTCTGCTGCTGGTGGCGAGGACAAGCGGCTCGCTGGCGACCGCGGGCCTGGTGGGCGGCGCGCTGGCGGCGGGTCAGACGGTGGGCGGGCCGCTGCTGGGCCGGCTCGCCGACCGGCACGGTCAGCGGCCGGTGGTGCTGGCCGCCTGCTGGTTCGATGCGGTCGCGGTGGCCGCGCTGGTGGCCGCCGCCCTCGCCCGGGCCGGCGCGCTGCCGCTCGCCCTGGCCGGGCTGCTGGCCGGCGCCGGCGTCCCGCAGATCGGGCCGCTGGCCCGTACCCGGCTCGTGGCGCTCGCCCACCGCGTCCGGGCCGACGACCGCCTGGTCAACACCGCCCTGTCCTTCGAAGGCACCCTGGACGAGATGTCGTTCGTGCTCGGCCCGGCGCTGGTGGGCCTGTCCGCCACGGTGGCCCACCCGGCCGTGGCGCTCGGCCTGGCCGCGCTGCTGCTCGCGGTCTGCGGCTCGGCGTTCGCGCTGCATCCGACGGCGGTGGCCGTGCAGCCGCCGGACGGACGCCGCGGCCTGGCTCCCCGCGTGGGTCCGCACCGCGACGGTCCGCACCGCGCCCGGGTTCCCCGCGCCCGTCCGCACCGCGCCCGGGCGCCTCGCGCCCGGATGCCCCGCGCCGTGCACGGCCTGCGCGCCTCGATGGCGTTGCAGGGCGTGATCTTCGGCGCCTGCCAGGCCGGCATCACCGCGCTCACCGCACGCCTCCACCAGCCCGCCCAGGCCGGACTCGTCTACGCCGCGATGGGGGTGATGAGCGCCGCCGCCGGACTCTCGCTGGCGCTGGTCCCCGCCCGGATCACCCTGCCGACGCGCCGGCGGGCGGCCGCCGCCGCGCTGCTCGTGCTCTCCGTTCCGCTGCTGTGCGTACGGTCCCTGGGCACGCTCTATCCGGTCGTCGTGGTGCTCGGGGTGGCCATCGCCCCGCATCTGATCACGGTCTTCGGCCTCACCGAACGGCTGGTGCCGGCCGGCAGACTGGCCGAATCGATGGCCTTCCTCACCAGCGCGGTGGTCGGCGGCCAGGCCCTGTCCCTGGCCGCCTCCGGCCGGCTCGCCGAGGCCCACGGCCCCTCCGCCGCCTTCGCCGTCGCCGTCGGAGCCGCCGCAGCGATCCTCGGCCTCGCCCTCGGCTCCCCGGCCCGGCGCCCCGCCGCCACTAGGCAGGTCGCTGCAGCACCAGCAGGCTCCGGCCGATGA
- a CDS encoding dihydrolipoyl dehydrogenase has product MSQTDMHTTDVLVIGGGTGGYSTALRAASLGLRVVLAERDLVGGTCLHRGCIPSKAMLHAAELVDGIAEARERWGVKATVDSLDWPALVATRDTLVARNHQGVVGSLQAAGVRTVRGTARLTGPRGVRIEGAGEFTARRGIVLATGSRPRLLPGLAADGRRVVNSDDALFAPGLPASVMALGGGAIGVEYASFHRSMGAEVTLVEAAERLLPLEDEDVGRQLARGLKRRGIAVRTGSTLTGTELLPDGVRATVRTPGGEELVIETERLLVAVGRVPVTDGLDLAAAGLSADERGFVAPADHSRLETAVPGIHVVGDLLPPPSLGLAHASFAEGLLVAETLAGLPGRAVDYATVPRVTYSSPQTASVGLTEAEARDRGLKVKVNTLPLAATAKGKVHGQGGMVKVIAAADGAGGEAAGAVLGVHLVGPHVSEMIAESQLIVAWDAEPADVAAHLHAHPTLSEAVGEAFMTLAGRGLHQHRTAARATAR; this is encoded by the coding sequence ATGAGTCAGACAGACATGCACACGACGGACGTCCTGGTCATCGGAGGCGGCACCGGTGGCTACAGCACCGCGCTGCGCGCCGCGTCCCTGGGTCTGCGGGTGGTGCTGGCCGAGCGTGACCTGGTCGGCGGCACCTGCCTGCACCGTGGCTGCATCCCCAGCAAGGCCATGCTGCACGCCGCCGAGCTGGTGGACGGCATCGCGGAGGCCCGCGAGCGGTGGGGCGTCAAGGCCACCGTCGACTCCCTGGACTGGCCGGCCCTGGTGGCCACCCGCGACACCCTCGTCGCCCGCAACCACCAAGGTGTGGTGGGGAGCCTGCAGGCGGCAGGCGTACGGACCGTCCGGGGAACGGCACGGCTGACCGGCCCCCGCGGCGTCCGCATCGAGGGCGCCGGGGAGTTCACCGCGCGGCGCGGCATCGTCCTTGCCACCGGCTCCCGGCCACGCCTGCTGCCGGGCCTGGCGGCCGATGGCCGTCGCGTCGTGAACAGCGACGACGCGCTGTTCGCCCCGGGGCTCCCGGCGTCCGTGATGGCCCTGGGCGGCGGCGCGATCGGGGTCGAGTACGCGTCCTTCCACCGCTCCATGGGCGCCGAGGTCACTCTCGTCGAGGCGGCGGAGCGGCTGCTTCCACTGGAGGACGAGGACGTCGGCCGCCAACTGGCGCGCGGGCTGAAGAGGCGCGGTATCGCGGTGCGTACGGGCTCGACGCTGACCGGCACCGAGCTGCTGCCGGACGGTGTGCGGGCCACGGTGCGCACACCTGGGGGCGAGGAGCTGGTGATCGAGACCGAGCGGCTGCTGGTGGCGGTGGGGCGGGTCCCGGTGACGGACGGGCTGGACCTTGCGGCCGCCGGGCTGTCGGCGGACGAGCGGGGGTTCGTCGCACCGGCGGACCACTCGCGGCTGGAGACCGCCGTGCCGGGCATCCATGTGGTCGGTGACCTGCTGCCGCCGCCTTCCCTGGGGCTGGCCCATGCCTCGTTCGCGGAGGGCCTGTTGGTGGCCGAGACGCTGGCGGGCCTGCCCGGCCGGGCGGTGGACTACGCGACCGTGCCGCGGGTGACGTACTCCTCGCCGCAGACCGCCTCGGTCGGCCTGACCGAGGCCGAGGCGCGCGACCGCGGGCTGAAGGTCAAGGTCAACACCCTGCCGCTGGCCGCCACCGCCAAGGGCAAGGTGCACGGTCAGGGCGGCATGGTGAAGGTGATCGCCGCGGCGGACGGGGCGGGCGGCGAGGCGGCCGGCGCGGTGCTCGGCGTCCATCTCGTCGGGCCGCACGTCTCGGAGATGATCGCGGAGAGCCAGCTGATCGTGGCCTGGGACGCCGAACCGGCCGATGTCGCCGCGCACCTCCATGCGCACCCGACGCTGTCGGAGGCGGTCGGCGAGGCTTTCATGACGCTGGCGGGCCGGGGGCTGCACCAGCACAGAACGGCGGCCCGGGCCACCGCCCGTTAA
- a CDS encoding LysR family transcriptional regulator encodes MSLRQMEYLVEVVERESFTRAAEALHVTQSALSHQIKALEREVGGPLLERMTRGVRLTAMGRAYFPHAELAVRSARQARRAALAAGGARSGELHIATVHAQAIGVLPEVCARWAREHPGVRLVLHEYATTEELSDQMARGVADMALGPPPRDWPGPVTVVGQERMVLVVPHGDPLAARESVRLAELADRPWVRCSLEPVVGGRRWLDLECERAGFTPRTAVRTQHSSTAVRMAAAGVGVLLTAAHELVGLDCASVPTDPPWRRDITVFSRVELTGAAVEFTGYLRAAGHTGDAAT; translated from the coding sequence ATGAGCCTGCGGCAGATGGAATACCTCGTCGAGGTCGTCGAGCGGGAGTCCTTCACCCGCGCCGCCGAGGCGCTGCACGTCACCCAGTCCGCGCTCTCGCATCAGATCAAGGCGCTGGAGAGGGAGGTCGGCGGCCCGCTGCTGGAACGGATGACCCGCGGGGTGCGGCTGACCGCGATGGGGCGGGCCTACTTCCCGCACGCCGAACTCGCCGTCCGCAGCGCCCGGCAGGCCCGTCGCGCCGCGCTCGCGGCGGGCGGCGCCCGGAGCGGCGAACTGCATATCGCGACGGTGCACGCCCAGGCGATCGGGGTCCTCCCGGAGGTCTGTGCCCGCTGGGCCCGCGAGCATCCGGGCGTGCGCCTGGTGCTCCACGAGTACGCCACCACCGAGGAGCTGTCCGACCAGATGGCCCGCGGCGTCGCCGATATGGCGCTCGGCCCGCCTCCCCGGGACTGGCCGGGCCCGGTCACGGTCGTGGGACAGGAACGGATGGTGCTGGTCGTCCCGCACGGTGACCCGCTCGCCGCCCGGGAGTCGGTACGCCTCGCGGAGCTGGCGGACCGCCCGTGGGTGCGCTGCAGCCTGGAGCCGGTGGTCGGCGGACGGCGCTGGCTGGACCTGGAGTGCGAACGGGCCGGCTTCACACCGCGTACCGCCGTCCGCACCCAGCACAGCTCGACTGCCGTCCGGATGGCCGCGGCGGGCGTCGGCGTGCTGCTGACCGCGGCCCATGAACTCGTCGGCCTGGACTGTGCGTCGGTGCCCACCGACCCGCCCTGGCGCCGCGATATCACCGTCTTCTCACGGGTCGAACTGACCGGCGCCGCCGTGGAGTTCACCGGGTACCTCCGCGCGGCGGGGCACACCGGCGACGCCGCGACCTGA
- a CDS encoding Tat pathway signal sequence domain protein gives MRHLMHRHLGKVLAGTALALTGTAVMAAITLPAGADAADGASGRSRPGAAGPSVPGHDPGPPPPGVVEAAGPQGERGRGRDPLTGDELRRARDLALPRTRRGVAADVTGRPGPEALTTDLAEPAPAEAGLADPPRRALVSFYDYRSDSYLTTTVNLTTSKVESTDTQHGVQPPPSHAEAVEASRLLIADPLGAGLRQDYREATGHDLTGPDPLAVTGFVYRGRAEGEAPGALGDCGEHRCIRLFTKVKNGPWIDTRRLVIDLSARTVARLG, from the coding sequence GTGCGCCACCTGATGCACCGCCACCTCGGCAAGGTCCTCGCGGGCACCGCCCTCGCGCTGACCGGCACCGCCGTCATGGCCGCGATCACCTTGCCCGCCGGCGCGGACGCCGCCGACGGAGCGAGCGGCCGGAGCCGGCCCGGTGCGGCCGGCCCATCCGTGCCGGGGCACGATCCGGGGCCACCGCCGCCCGGCGTCGTCGAGGCAGCCGGACCCCAGGGCGAACGCGGCCGGGGACGGGACCCGCTCACCGGCGACGAACTGAGACGCGCCCGGGATCTGGCCCTGCCGCGCACCCGGCGCGGCGTCGCCGCCGACGTCACCGGACGGCCCGGGCCCGAAGCGCTCACCACCGACCTGGCCGAACCCGCCCCCGCGGAGGCCGGGCTCGCCGACCCGCCGCGCCGGGCACTGGTCTCCTTCTACGACTACCGGAGCGACAGCTACCTCACCACGACCGTCAACCTCACGACCTCGAAGGTGGAGTCGACGGACACCCAGCACGGCGTCCAGCCGCCGCCCAGCCACGCCGAGGCCGTCGAGGCGTCCCGGCTGCTGATCGCCGACCCGCTGGGAGCCGGGCTGCGCCAGGACTACCGCGAGGCCACCGGACACGACCTCACCGGTCCCGACCCGCTCGCCGTGACCGGCTTCGTCTACCGCGGCCGCGCGGAAGGCGAGGCGCCGGGCGCCCTGGGCGACTGCGGGGAACACCGCTGTATCCGCCTCTTCACCAAGGTGAAGAACGGCCCGTGGATCGACACCCGCCGCTTGGTGATCGACCTCAGTGCCCGCACCGTCGCCCGCCTCGGCTGA
- the treY gene encoding malto-oligosyltrehalose synthase → MTQPPSPSPTATYRLQLQPDFPFAAAERAVPHLAALGVSHLHLSPVLEAVPGSTHGYDVVDHAAVRAELGGEPGLRALAATTRSHGLGLVVDLVPNHMAVPAPVSLNGPLWQVLRDGPASPYARWFDIDWDAGHGGRLLLPVLGGRLGDEARHFRVEGDVLRYQEHAFPLRPGTEGLELTRLLEAQWYRLAWWRLARSELNYRRFFTIAELIAVRAEDPEVFEATHGTVLRLIREGVIDGLRIDHPDGLVDPGGYLARLHEGTSGRWTVVEKILTGGELLPESWACAGTTGYDALRHIDGLFVCPQGAGRLFSHYRDFVTPLADEGGDWEETVRRAAYEVITHDLAAEVERLVRTATRISARVPDPGDHAPWALRHAIRELMVRLPVYRPYPADPGQAEQDAAMLGTAAAGARTAFRVPEEARAVDLIHDLALGRLPDHPDHDRRDCADFAARFAQTASALHAKSVEDTAFYRYPVLLSACEVGGAPGEPALPPEAFHAYCARVQRDRPAAGTVLSTHDTKRSADVRARIAVLSECPDRWRDVLGAMAEGAVCDVGAGGQGGAGPADPMVSWLAWQTAFGLGAPRDGAAAERVAPAVLKAVREAGLRTSWTEPDTGYEEAVEEFVRNGPCGPTGAPLAALDEEVAPFVRANVLGAALLHLTMPGVPDLYQGTERAYAALVDPDNRRPARFGPELLSELDAGVAPRDLSDEKLRLTAAALRLRRARPQWFGATASYEPVYTEGPAAEHCVAFCRSGRVLTVVTRLSLRLVETGGWWDTLLRLPAGGPWRELLTGRELPGGAAVGLSELLAVSPVALFVAE, encoded by the coding sequence ATGACGCAGCCACCGAGTCCGTCGCCGACCGCCACCTACCGGCTGCAGCTCCAGCCGGACTTCCCGTTCGCCGCCGCCGAGCGGGCGGTCCCGCATCTGGCCGCGCTGGGCGTCTCCCATCTGCATCTCTCGCCGGTCCTGGAGGCGGTGCCGGGGTCCACACACGGCTATGACGTGGTCGATCACGCGGCGGTACGGGCCGAGCTGGGCGGCGAGCCGGGGCTGCGGGCACTGGCGGCGACGACCAGATCGCACGGCCTCGGGCTGGTCGTGGACCTGGTGCCGAACCACATGGCCGTGCCCGCGCCGGTGTCGCTGAACGGACCGCTGTGGCAGGTGCTGCGCGACGGCCCGGCGTCCCCGTACGCGCGGTGGTTCGACATCGACTGGGACGCCGGACACGGCGGCCGGCTGCTGCTGCCGGTGCTCGGGGGCCGGCTCGGCGACGAGGCGCGGCACTTCCGCGTCGAGGGCGACGTGCTGCGCTATCAGGAGCATGCCTTTCCGCTGCGCCCCGGTACGGAGGGGCTGGAACTGACCCGCCTCCTGGAAGCTCAGTGGTACCGCCTCGCCTGGTGGCGGCTGGCTCGCAGTGAGCTCAACTACCGCCGCTTCTTCACCATTGCGGAGCTGATCGCGGTCCGTGCCGAGGACCCCGAGGTCTTCGAGGCGACCCATGGCACGGTGCTGCGGCTGATCCGCGAGGGTGTCATCGACGGGCTGCGCATCGACCATCCGGACGGCCTGGTGGACCCCGGCGGCTATCTGGCCCGCCTGCACGAGGGGACCAGTGGCCGCTGGACGGTGGTCGAGAAGATCCTCACCGGCGGCGAACTGCTGCCGGAGAGCTGGGCCTGCGCGGGCACCACGGGCTATGACGCCCTGCGCCACATCGACGGTCTGTTCGTCTGCCCGCAGGGCGCAGGGCGGCTCTTCTCCCACTACCGGGACTTCGTCACCCCGCTGGCCGACGAGGGCGGCGACTGGGAGGAGACGGTGCGCCGGGCCGCGTACGAGGTCATCACGCACGATCTGGCCGCCGAGGTCGAGCGGCTGGTGCGGACCGCGACCCGGATCAGCGCACGCGTCCCCGACCCGGGCGACCATGCGCCGTGGGCGCTGCGCCACGCCATCCGTGAGCTGATGGTGCGGCTGCCGGTCTACCGCCCGTACCCCGCGGACCCGGGGCAGGCCGAGCAGGACGCGGCGATGCTGGGCACGGCCGCGGCGGGGGCGCGCACCGCCTTCCGGGTGCCCGAGGAGGCGCGGGCGGTGGATCTGATCCACGATCTGGCGCTCGGCCGGCTGCCGGACCACCCGGATCACGACCGCAGGGACTGCGCCGACTTCGCCGCGCGGTTCGCCCAGACCGCGTCCGCGCTGCACGCCAAGTCCGTGGAGGACACCGCCTTCTACCGCTATCCGGTGCTGCTGTCGGCCTGCGAGGTCGGCGGCGCCCCCGGGGAGCCGGCGCTCCCCCCGGAGGCGTTCCATGCATACTGCGCACGGGTGCAGCGGGACCGTCCGGCGGCCGGCACGGTGCTCTCCACGCACGACACCAAGCGCAGCGCCGATGTCCGGGCCCGGATCGCGGTGCTCTCGGAGTGCCCGGACCGGTGGCGGGACGTGCTGGGCGCGATGGCCGAGGGGGCGGTGTGCGACGTCGGCGCCGGTGGGCAGGGCGGCGCAGGCCCGGCGGACCCGATGGTGTCGTGGCTGGCCTGGCAGACCGCGTTCGGCCTGGGGGCGCCCCGCGACGGAGCCGCGGCGGAGCGGGTGGCGCCCGCGGTCCTCAAGGCCGTACGGGAGGCCGGGCTGCGCACCTCGTGGACGGAGCCGGACACCGGCTACGAGGAGGCGGTCGAGGAGTTCGTGCGCAACGGGCCGTGCGGTCCCACGGGCGCACCGCTCGCCGCGCTGGACGAGGAAGTCGCCCCCTTCGTCCGCGCCAATGTGCTGGGCGCGGCGCTGCTGCATCTCACCATGCCGGGCGTCCCCGACCTCTATCAGGGCACCGAACGCGCCTATGCCGCGCTGGTCGACCCGGACAACCGGCGGCCGGCCCGCTTCGGTCCGGAGCTGCTGTCCGAACTGGACGCCGGAGTCGCGCCACGCGACCTGTCCGACGAAAAGCTCCGGCTGACCGCCGCGGCACTGCGGCTGCGGCGCGCCCGTCCCCAGTGGTTCGGCGCCACCGCGTCGTACGAGCCGGTGTACACGGAGGGCCCGGCGGCCGAGCACTGTGTGGCGTTCTGCCGCAGTGGCCGGGTGCTGACGGTGGTGACCCGTCTGTCGCTGCGCCTGGTGGAGACCGGCGGCTGGTGGGACACCCTGCTACGGCTGCCGGCCGGCGGCCCCTGGCGCGAACTGCTGACCGGCCGCGAACTGCCGGGGGGCGCGGCGGTGGGGCTGAGCGAGCTGCTGGCGGTGTCTCCGGTGGCGCTGTTCGTGGCGGAGTGA
- a CDS encoding copper amine oxidase gives MPERRPAGTRRPRRRAAALTAVPVLLMATALLTGPSAQAAPEAPVAPLRAAPAAPAPRCSAAYRITQTLEGGTVWRMCWHYEGNAGLVLDDVSYQPKGERAPIKVLTTAKLAQVHVPYDDGGNEYDDLTGQGFAQGLMKLDPAECPGGTIKTVRVPGAYDAAHPDVSGLCATTRARGHAYRMGPYPGEAARTYQLQGKDLLLYTVNKTGWYEYISEWRFSGDGTMTLQIGATGTLSPSDFDAGDGRGTPIGKGAKDYATSHSHNVFWRLNFGLDGSAANKIEQFDSATTIRPGGSTPTIRTTRTPVTKELAGDSGPLRWWRVVSDTGKNQDGHPRSYQIVPGPSTKYTGRSYTTHDIYFTEYNKCEQFASNNLANCGPRAGKSVDTWVNGQPLKHPIAWVNIGFHHIARDEDQEPMPVHWQGFQLVPRDVTAMNPLTPPALSGHNGHYG, from the coding sequence ATGCCCGAAAGACGCCCCGCAGGTACCCGCCGCCCGCGCCGCCGTGCCGCAGCCCTCACCGCCGTCCCCGTGCTGCTCATGGCGACCGCCCTGCTGACCGGCCCCTCCGCCCAGGCCGCCCCCGAAGCCCCCGTCGCCCCCCTCCGTGCGGCCCCGGCCGCCCCCGCCCCCCGCTGCAGCGCCGCCTACCGCATCACCCAGACGCTGGAGGGCGGCACCGTCTGGCGGATGTGCTGGCACTACGAAGGCAATGCCGGCCTCGTCCTGGACGACGTCTCCTACCAGCCCAAGGGCGAACGCGCCCCGATCAAGGTGCTCACCACCGCCAAACTCGCCCAGGTGCACGTCCCCTACGACGACGGCGGCAACGAGTACGACGACCTCACCGGTCAGGGCTTCGCCCAGGGCCTGATGAAGCTCGATCCCGCCGAATGCCCCGGCGGCACCATCAAGACGGTCAGGGTGCCCGGTGCCTACGACGCCGCGCACCCCGACGTCAGCGGCCTGTGCGCCACCACCCGCGCCCGCGGCCACGCCTACCGGATGGGCCCCTACCCCGGCGAGGCCGCCAGGACCTACCAGCTCCAGGGCAAGGACCTGCTGCTCTACACCGTCAACAAGACCGGCTGGTACGAGTACATCAGCGAGTGGCGGTTCTCCGGCGACGGCACCATGACCCTGCAGATCGGCGCCACCGGCACCCTCTCACCCAGCGACTTCGACGCCGGCGACGGCCGTGGCACGCCGATCGGCAAGGGCGCCAAGGACTACGCCACCAGCCACAGCCACAACGTCTTCTGGCGGCTGAACTTCGGCCTGGACGGCAGCGCCGCCAACAAGATCGAGCAGTTCGACTCCGCCACCACGATCCGGCCCGGCGGCAGCACCCCCACCATCCGTACCACCCGTACCCCCGTCACCAAGGAGCTGGCCGGGGACTCCGGCCCGCTGCGCTGGTGGCGGGTGGTGAGCGACACCGGAAAGAACCAGGACGGCCACCCGCGCTCGTACCAGATCGTGCCGGGCCCCTCCACCAAGTACACCGGACGCAGCTACACCACACATGACATCTACTTCACCGAGTACAACAAATGTGAGCAGTTCGCCAGCAACAACCTGGCCAACTGCGGCCCGCGGGCCGGCAAGAGCGTCGACACCTGGGTCAACGGCCAGCCGCTGAAACACCCCATCGCGTGGGTCAACATCGGGTTCCACCACATCGCCAGGGATGAGGACCAGGAGCCCATGCCTGTTCACTGGCAGGGCTTCCAGCTGGTTCCCCGTGACGTCACCGCTATGAATCCGCTCACTCCACCCGCACTGTCCGGGCACAACGGGCACTATGGGTAA
- the glgX gene encoding glycogen debranching protein GlgX, which translates to MQVWPGQMYPLGATYDGAGTNFAVFSEAAKRIELCLLHDDGSETAVELRESDANVRHAYLPGVMPGQRYGFRVHGPYEPERGQRCNSAKLLLDPYARAMSGRIDWDEAVYGYHFGRPEVRNDLDSAPHTMASVVVNPYFDWGDDRPPRTAYHETVLYEAHVKGLTMRHPELPEELRGTYAALAHPAIIDHLTKLGVTALELMPVHQFVQDHRLVDAGLTNYWGYNTIGFFAPHNAYASWGDRGQQVLEFKTAVRALHQAGIEVILDVVYNHTAEGSHLGPTLSFRGLDNASYYRLSDDKQYYMDTTGTGNSLLMRSPHVLQLVMDSLRYWVQEMRVDGFRFDLAATLARQFHEVDRLSSFFDLVHQDPVVSQVKLIAEPWDVGEGGYQVGNFPPLWTEWNGKYRDTVRDLWRGEPRTLAEFASRLTGSSDLYQEDGRRPLASVNFVTCHDGFTLHDLVAYNEKHNEANGEDNRDGERFNRSWNCGAEGPADDPGVRRLRARQMRNFVATLMLSQGVPMLSHGDEFGRSQDGNNNAYCQDNELSWVRWPERGPGGSAGAADEPGPTDEAYEASEADEASSGDAVPEGGATPEGDAEQWTLLEFVRQMVWLRRDHPVFRRRRFFQGHPMEGTHDELSDIVWFTAGGEEMGPRDWQSVHAKSLAVFLNGSSISEPGPRGEPVTDDSFLLMFNAHDQEKEFIVPEHLGRQWQIVVDTDRPQAVADGGGAKVKAGDRLTLIGRSLLVLQRPA; encoded by the coding sequence ATGCAGGTCTGGCCGGGACAGATGTATCCGCTGGGTGCCACCTATGACGGGGCGGGCACCAACTTCGCGGTGTTCTCCGAAGCCGCGAAGCGCATCGAACTGTGTCTGCTGCACGACGACGGTTCGGAGACCGCCGTCGAGCTGCGGGAGAGCGACGCCAATGTGCGGCACGCGTATCTTCCGGGGGTGATGCCGGGGCAGCGCTACGGCTTCCGGGTGCACGGTCCCTATGAACCGGAACGGGGGCAGCGCTGCAACTCGGCGAAGCTGCTGCTTGATCCGTACGCACGGGCCATGAGCGGCCGGATCGACTGGGACGAGGCCGTCTACGGCTACCACTTCGGGCGTCCCGAGGTCCGCAACGATCTCGACTCGGCGCCGCACACCATGGCGTCGGTGGTGGTCAACCCGTACTTCGACTGGGGTGACGACCGCCCGCCCCGCACCGCGTATCACGAGACGGTGCTCTACGAGGCCCATGTCAAGGGCCTGACGATGCGCCATCCGGAGCTTCCCGAGGAGCTGCGCGGCACCTACGCCGCGCTGGCGCATCCGGCGATCATCGACCACCTCACCAAGCTCGGGGTGACCGCGCTGGAGCTGATGCCGGTGCACCAGTTCGTCCAGGACCACCGGCTGGTGGACGCGGGGCTGACGAACTACTGGGGCTACAACACCATCGGTTTCTTCGCCCCGCACAACGCCTATGCGTCCTGGGGCGACCGCGGCCAGCAGGTGCTGGAGTTCAAGACGGCGGTGCGGGCACTGCACCAGGCCGGTATCGAGGTGATCCTCGATGTCGTCTACAACCACACCGCCGAGGGCAGCCATCTGGGCCCGACGCTGTCGTTCCGGGGGCTGGACAACGCCTCGTACTACCGGCTGTCGGACGACAAGCAGTACTACATGGACACCACCGGCACCGGGAACTCGCTGCTGATGCGCAGCCCGCATGTGCTGCAGCTGGTGATGGACTCGCTGCGCTACTGGGTGCAGGAGATGCGGGTGGACGGCTTCCGCTTCGATCTGGCGGCGACGCTGGCCCGGCAGTTCCACGAGGTGGACCGGCTGTCGTCGTTCTTCGATCTGGTCCACCAGGACCCGGTCGTCAGCCAGGTGAAGCTGATCGCCGAGCCGTGGGACGTCGGCGAGGGCGGCTACCAGGTGGGGAACTTCCCGCCGCTGTGGACCGAGTGGAACGGGAAGTACCGCGACACCGTGCGGGACCTGTGGCGGGGCGAACCGCGCACCCTGGCCGAGTTCGCGTCCCGGCTGACGGGTTCCTCGGACCTCTATCAGGAGGACGGGCGGCGGCCGCTGGCCTCGGTGAACTTCGTGACCTGCCATGACGGATTCACGCTGCACGATCTGGTCGCGTACAACGAGAAGCACAACGAGGCCAACGGCGAGGACAACCGGGACGGTGAGCGCTTCAACCGGTCCTGGAACTGCGGTGCCGAGGGGCCGGCCGACGATCCCGGGGTGCGCCGGCTGCGGGCGCGGCAGATGCGCAACTTCGTCGCCACGCTGATGCTGTCGCAGGGCGTGCCGATGCTCAGCCACGGGGACGAGTTCGGCCGCAGCCAGGACGGCAACAACAATGCGTACTGCCAGGACAACGAGCTGTCGTGGGTGCGCTGGCCGGAGCGGGGGCCGGGCGGGAGCGCCGGCGCAGCCGACGAGCCCGGGCCCACGGACGAGGCGTACGAGGCATCGGAGGCGGATGAGGCGTCGTCGGGGGACGCGGTGCCGGAGGGGGGCGCTACGCCGGAGGGGGACGCGGAGCAGTGGACGCTGCTGGAGTTCGTCCGGCAGATGGTGTGGCTGCGGCGCGACCATCCGGTGTTCCGGCGCCGGCGGTTCTTCCAGGGGCACCCGATGGAGGGCACCCACGACGAGCTGTCCGACATCGTGTGGTTCACGGCGGGCGGCGAGGAGATGGGGCCGCGCGACTGGCAGTCGGTGCACGCCAAGTCGCTGGCGGTGTTCCTCAACGGCAGCTCGATCTCCGAGCCGGGTCCGCGGGGCGAACCGGTCACCGATGACTCGTTCCTGCTGATGTTCAACGCCCATGACCAGGAGAAGGAGTTCATCGTCCCCGAGCACCTGGGCCGGCAGTGGCAGATCGTGGTGGACACCGACCGGCCGCAGGCGGTGGCGGACGGGGGCGGTGCCAAGGTCAAGGCCGGCGACCGGCTGACGCTCATCGGCCGGAGCCTGCTGGTGCTGCAGCGACCTGCCTAG